From a region of the Phenylobacterium koreense genome:
- a CDS encoding acetyl-CoA hydrolase/transferase C-terminal domain-containing protein, which yields MRKSFSDPQRLADVLVEQLGGDIVLGLPLGLGKANHLANALIARAMADRDVRLQIFSALTLEPPQPKTDLERRFLGPVIERTMGGYPALAYVDLQRRDALPANVTVDEFFFQAGTRLGVHSAQRSYISANYTHAAAYLLDRGVNLVAQLVARRGGRLSLSCNTDITLDLLAARQRGETDFLLVGQVNDELPFMPGEGDMPIETCSHLLEGPGVQFPLFGPPKEPVTDAHYAIGFHAAGLVRDGGTLQMGIGSTSDAVAQALIVRQRQPEAFGAAMARLGAGSFEAGPFDQGLYAATEMFVDCLWDLRRAGILKREVEGAVLEAGFFLGPRSFYRALCEAEPEELAKFQMRAISYVNELYGNEEIKRQARVGARFINTAMMATLLGAIVSDGLEDGRVVSGVGGQYNFVAQAFALKGARSIITLDAVHGQGKTATSNILWSYGHGTIPRHLRDIVITEYGVADLRGRTDRDVIVALLGVADSRFQAELLDAAKRSNKLEAGYVIPAQHAGNTPERIAEALEPLKRAGLAPPLPFGSDFDEEELALLPALGLLKGAIGDLPAMARLAIAGMAGGRRHERKLARLALDRPRSLRDWLSAFLVRGAISKAEARAPSHSMGN from the coding sequence ATGAGGAAGAGCTTCTCCGATCCTCAACGGCTCGCAGACGTCCTGGTCGAGCAGCTGGGTGGAGACATCGTGCTTGGCCTGCCGCTCGGCCTGGGCAAGGCCAATCACCTGGCGAACGCCCTGATCGCCCGCGCCATGGCCGATCGTGACGTCAGGCTGCAGATCTTCTCGGCCCTGACCCTAGAGCCACCGCAGCCCAAGACTGATCTTGAGCGTCGCTTTCTGGGACCCGTTATCGAGCGGACCATGGGCGGATATCCGGCCCTCGCCTATGTGGATCTTCAGCGCCGCGATGCGTTGCCGGCGAACGTTACGGTCGATGAGTTCTTCTTTCAGGCCGGCACGCGTCTGGGAGTTCACAGCGCGCAGCGCAGCTACATCTCGGCCAACTACACCCACGCCGCCGCCTATCTCCTCGACCGCGGCGTCAACCTCGTCGCCCAGTTGGTCGCCCGACGTGGGGGGCGACTGAGCCTCTCATGCAATACCGACATCACGCTTGATCTGCTTGCAGCCCGGCAAAGGGGCGAGACGGACTTCCTGCTGGTCGGCCAAGTCAACGACGAGCTTCCGTTCATGCCTGGCGAAGGGGATATGCCGATCGAGACATGCAGCCATCTGCTGGAGGGACCAGGGGTGCAGTTTCCGCTGTTTGGTCCGCCCAAGGAGCCGGTGACCGACGCTCACTACGCGATCGGGTTTCATGCCGCCGGTCTGGTCCGGGATGGCGGGACGCTGCAGATGGGGATCGGATCGACCAGCGACGCCGTCGCCCAGGCCTTGATCGTCAGGCAGCGCCAGCCAGAGGCGTTCGGCGCGGCCATGGCGCGGCTTGGGGCGGGGAGCTTCGAGGCTGGCCCGTTCGACCAGGGTCTCTATGCCGCGACCGAGATGTTTGTCGATTGCCTCTGGGACCTGCGCCGCGCCGGAATCCTCAAGCGTGAAGTGGAGGGGGCGGTTCTCGAGGCGGGCTTCTTCCTGGGTCCGCGATCCTTCTATCGCGCGCTTTGCGAAGCCGAGCCCGAGGAGCTGGCAAAATTCCAGATGCGGGCGATCTCGTACGTCAACGAGCTCTATGGGAACGAAGAGATCAAGCGCCAGGCTCGGGTGGGCGCGCGGTTCATCAACACCGCGATGATGGCGACCCTGCTGGGCGCGATAGTATCCGATGGCCTGGAAGACGGCCGCGTCGTCAGCGGTGTCGGGGGTCAATACAACTTCGTGGCCCAGGCCTTCGCCCTGAAAGGCGCCCGTTCGATCATCACCCTGGACGCCGTGCACGGGCAGGGGAAGACGGCGACCTCGAACATCCTCTGGTCCTATGGCCACGGAACCATCCCCAGGCATCTGCGGGACATCGTGATCACCGAGTATGGCGTGGCCGACTTGCGGGGCCGGACCGACCGGGATGTCATCGTCGCTCTGCTGGGCGTGGCCGATTCCCGTTTTCAGGCCGAATTGCTGGACGCCGCCAAGCGCAGCAACAAGCTGGAGGCGGGCTACGTCATCCCTGCGCAGCACGCCGGCAACACGCCGGAAAGGATTGCGGAGGCTCTGGAGCCGCTCAAGCGCGCCGGCCTGGCGCCGCCGCTCCCCTTCGGGTCGGACTTCGACGAGGAGGAACTTGCGCTCCTGCCGGCGCTTGGGCTGTTGAAAGGGGCGATCGGCGACCTACCTGCCATGGCCCGGCTGGCCATCGCGGGCATGGCCGGCGGTCGCCGGCATGAGCGCAAGCTGGCGCGCCTTGCGCTCGACCGGCCAAGAAGCCTTCGCGATTGGTTGAGCGCCTTCCTCGTCCGCGGCGCGATCTCCAAGGCCGAGGCGCGCGCGCCCAGTCACTCGATGGGGAACTGA